In Capsicum annuum cultivar UCD-10X-F1 chromosome 7, UCD10Xv1.1, whole genome shotgun sequence, one genomic interval encodes:
- the LOC107876415 gene encoding glutamate synthase [NADH], amyloplastic-like, whose protein sequence is MAKLLRKRVAIVRSRPSGLAAADQLNRLGHSITTLERAVRIDGLMMYGVPNMKTDKIDVVQRWVDLMEKEGVKFVVNANVGNDPVFALDCLREDHEAIVLVVGTTKPRDFPVLGRDLSGVHFAIEFLHANTKSLLDSYLQDEKYMSAKGKKVVVISRGVTGTDCIGTSFRHGCSSIVNLELLPQPLNTRAPGNPWPQV, encoded by the exons ATGGCAAAACTGCTCAG GAAAAGAGTCGCAATTGTTAGAAGTCGACCCTCAGGCCTTGCTGCTGCTGATCAGTTAAATAGATTGGGTCATAGTATCACAACGCTTGAACGTGCTGTTAGGATTGATGGTCTGATGATGTATGGTGTGCCCAACATGAAGACGGACAAAATTGATGTCGTTCAGAGATGGGTTGACCTTATGGAGAAGGAAGGGGTAAAATTTGTAGTCAATGCAAATGTCGGAAATGATCCTGTGTTCGCCTTGGATTGCCTCCGTGAAGATCATGAAGCAATTGTTTTGGTTGTTGGAACGACAAAGCCAAG GGACTTTCCCGTTCTTGGAAGAGACCTCTCAGGAGTCCATTTCGCAATAGAGTTTCTACACGCAAACACAAAAAGTTTGCTTGATAGCTATCTGCAGGATGAAAAATACATGTCCGCCAAGGGCAAGAAGGTGGTTGTTATTAGTAGAGGTGTTACTGGGACAGATTGTATAGGAACATCTTTTCGTCATGGTTGCAGCAGTATAGTTAATCTAGAGCTTCTCCCTCAGCCACTAAATACTAGGGCACCTGGAAATCCTTGGCCACAGGTTTga